Within the Streptomyces sp. T12 genome, the region TGGGCCGACGCCCGACCGCGGATGCGGGTGGCATGGGCGCCGGCCATCGAAGGCCCGAGCCGACGGAAGACCGCTGGCCAGGAGAGGCCAGGATAGCGCGCGAACCACCGGAAATGATAGAGACATGGTTAGAGTTTTCTCCTTGACTGCTTGTCGTAGGTCGCACAGAGAAGGGACGGGGGATGATCCGGGCCGGGCGCTTGGGGCTGGTGCAGACGGTGGCTGACCTGGCGGTGGTGCTCGGGGTGTCGGTCAAGACGCTGCGGAACACGCAGCCGTACGCCGCACCCGGATTTCCCGAGCCGGTGAGCTCACCACAGGCGCAAAAGCTGCTATGGGACGAAGAACAGACGGCGGCGTACTTTGCTGGCCGCGAGGTGCCGGCCCTACCGACAGGCACATCCGATGATGACCTTCTGGACCGCCATGAGGCCGCGGCCGAGTGCGGAGTGGGGGCGGCGACATGGAACTCCTACAAGAACGATCCTCAGGTGGCTGAGCACCTGGTGATGGTGTCGGGGGTGGAACACTGGCCCCGCCAGGCCGTGCGCACGTACCGAGAGGCGCGTCCGGGCCGGGGTTCAGCGCGGACGGGAGGCCGGCCGAAGGGCAGCGGGGACCGGGTGCCCAGGGAGCAACTGCAGCAGCACACCGCCCGGTTGCTGGATGCCGATCCGGCCGTCACCGCGGCGGCCGTGATGGAGGAACTCGGCGTCGCCATGACGACAGCGACGGCCGCTCTGGCGGCGCTGCGGGGCCAGCGGATCGCCGACCTCCTCGAGGCGCAGCCGCAGATGTCCGCCCAGCAGGCGGCCGAGCACCTGGGCTACCCGCCCATCACCTACCGCCGCGCGCTGGCTGCAGCCCGCTCAGAGCAACGCATCCGAGGGGAGCGCCCCTACATCCGGGGCGTGGCGCATGCGTTGGTCGCGGCCGGACTGGCGGAGCCCGGGGAACCGGATGTGGTGGAGCTGGCCAGTGGCGCTCTCGCCGCCGTGGTCCGCCTGGAACCGGGCCAGGGAGCAGCAGCGGTGGTCTGGGACGAGCGTTTCGGGTGGCGTACATCGCGAAGTCGGCGCCACCCGCTCGGCAAGGACACCGGGGCGCGCCCGGAAGGAGAAGGAATCCGGTACCTCACCGGCCAGGCGCGCCCGGCGCCATCTGCCGTCGTGAACGCACTGCGCGGCTGAGAGGCCCAAGCCCTCGCTGCCGAGGTCGCAGCATGCGGTCTTCCGCGCCTTGCTGCCCCCACCACGGGCCGCGATGCCTTCGACAGCGGGCGCGTCTCTCCCAGCGGGGCCCGTGCCGGGCGCAGCAAGGCGCGGAAGACCGCATGCCAAGGTGCGGCCACGTGGGGCGCAATGCCCTTCTTC harbors:
- a CDS encoding DUF6292 family protein, coding for MIRAGRLGLVQTVADLAVVLGVSVKTLRNTQPYAAPGFPEPVSSPQAQKLLWDEEQTAAYFAGREVPALPTGTSDDDLLDRHEAAAECGVGAATWNSYKNDPQVAEHLVMVSGVEHWPRQAVRTYREARPGRGSARTGGRPKGSGDRVPREQLQQHTARLLDADPAVTAAAVMEELGVAMTTATAALAALRGQRIADLLEAQPQMSAQQAAEHLGYPPITYRRALAAARSEQRIRGERPYIRGVAHALVAAGLAEPGEPDVVELASGALAAVVRLEPGQGAAAVVWDERFGWRTSRSRRHPLGKDTGARPEGEGIRYLTGQARPAPSAVVNALRG